A single region of the Streptococcus macedonicus ACA-DC 198 genome encodes:
- a CDS encoding UDP-N-acetylmuramoylpentapeptide-lysine N(6)-alanyltransferase, producing the protein MYSYKIGISAEEHDNFAKSSNQTNLLQSSNWAKIKDNWDNERIGFYKDDALVASASILIKALPLGFTMLYIPRGPIMDYSDKELVAFVISSLKKYGKTKRSLFIKMDPALLLKQYKIGEEVDENKETLTAIDNLKAAGCEWTGRTTTIAESIQPRFQANVYTQEDMTATFPKHTKRLMKDAIHRGVITSRGTIDDVKAFADVVALTENRKGVALRNEDYFRKMMETYGDDAYLHLAKVNLPKRLTEYKEQLAQIEKDLSETAEHQKKRLTKLTQQKNSVTKYITEFEEFVEKYPDELIIAGILSVSFGNVMEMLYAGMNDEFKKFYPQYSLYPKVFKDAYADNIICANMGGVEGTLDDGLTKFKSNFNPTIEEFIGEFNIPVNPFLYKLSNFAYNIRKQRKNSH; encoded by the coding sequence ATGTATAGCTATAAAATCGGTATTTCTGCGGAAGAACACGATAATTTTGCAAAATCAAGTAACCAAACAAACCTTTTACAATCATCAAATTGGGCAAAAATTAAAGATAATTGGGATAACGAACGCATTGGTTTCTACAAAGATGATGCCTTAGTTGCTTCTGCTTCTATTCTTATCAAAGCTTTGCCGCTTGGCTTTACCATGCTTTATATTCCTCGTGGACCAATCATGGACTACAGTGACAAAGAACTCGTTGCCTTTGTCATTAGCTCCCTTAAGAAGTATGGTAAAACAAAACGTTCCCTCTTCATCAAAATGGACCCTGCTTTACTGCTTAAACAATACAAAATCGGTGAAGAAGTTGATGAAAACAAAGAGACACTTACTGCTATTGATAACTTGAAAGCAGCGGGTTGCGAATGGACTGGACGCACAACAACAATTGCTGAAAGTATCCAACCTCGTTTCCAAGCAAATGTCTATACCCAAGAAGACATGACAGCAACTTTTCCTAAACACACAAAACGTTTGATGAAAGATGCTATTCACCGTGGTGTCATCACTAGCCGTGGTACAATTGATGATGTTAAAGCTTTCGCTGATGTCGTCGCTCTTACTGAAAATCGTAAAGGTGTTGCCCTTCGTAATGAAGACTATTTCCGTAAAATGATGGAAACTTACGGTGACGATGCTTACCTACACCTTGCCAAAGTTAATTTGCCAAAACGTCTAACTGAATACAAAGAACAACTCGCTCAAATCGAAAAAGATTTGTCTGAAACTGCTGAACATCAGAAAAAACGTTTGACTAAGTTAACACAACAAAAAAATTCTGTTACAAAATACATTACTGAGTTTGAAGAATTTGTTGAAAAATACCCAGATGAACTCATCATTGCAGGTATCTTATCTGTATCATTTGGTAATGTCATGGAAATGCTTTATGCTGGTATGAATGATGAATTCAAGAAATTCTACCCACAATATTCCCTTTATCCAAAAGTATTCAAAGATGCTTACGCTGACAATATTATTTGCGCAAATATGGGTGGTGTTGAAGGAACACTTGATGACGGTTTAACTAAATTTAAATCAAACTTCAACCCAACTATTGAAGAATTCATTGGAGAATTTAACATTCCAGTAAATCCATTCCTTTACAAACTTTCAAACTTTGCTTACAATATTCGCAAACAAAGGAAAAATAGCCATTAA
- a CDS encoding tRNA-dependent lipid II-Ala--L-alanine ligase — protein MTSLEIIEKKVFETFCNTVSYKSFMQSVEMADLLKKRGYQVTYLGLKDEETLQVAAVLFSLPMTGGLHMEINSGPVSRDKHYLKQFYQELQSYAKENGALELLVKPYDTYQHFDTTGQPTDQENTALLDDFLSLGYQHDGLLTGYPGGEPDWHYVKDLTDLDEKTLLKSFSKKGRPLVKKAKTFGITLRKLNRDELPLFKEITSATSDRRDYDDKSLDYYQDFYDSFGDSCEFMVASLNFQDSLAHLKTDKAKLDQRIEKLRTAIENNNVSEKKQSQLRELSSQSATFDTRMAEAKEFISKYGSQNVVLAGSLFVYTKQEAVYLFSGSYPEFNKFYAPALLQEYVMSEAIKRGITTYNLLGITGEFDGSDGVLRFKQNYNGYIARKMGTFRYYPHPLKYKLIHNLKKILRRH, from the coding sequence ATGACCTCTCTTGAGATTATCGAAAAAAAAGTTTTTGAGACTTTTTGCAACACCGTCTCTTACAAATCATTTATGCAATCGGTAGAGATGGCGGATTTATTAAAAAAACGTGGGTACCAAGTAACCTATCTTGGGCTAAAAGATGAAGAGACACTACAAGTTGCGGCCGTTCTCTTTAGCTTGCCAATGACAGGTGGGCTCCACATGGAAATCAATTCTGGTCCTGTTTCACGTGATAAACACTATCTAAAACAATTCTACCAGGAACTTCAAAGCTATGCTAAAGAAAATGGAGCTCTTGAATTGCTAGTCAAACCTTATGATACCTATCAGCATTTTGACACTACTGGTCAGCCAACCGACCAAGAAAACACGGCACTATTAGACGATTTTCTATCACTCGGTTATCAACACGATGGGCTTTTGACTGGTTACCCAGGTGGTGAGCCTGACTGGCATTATGTTAAAGATTTGACTGACTTAGATGAAAAAACGTTACTAAAATCATTTAGCAAAAAAGGGCGTCCTTTGGTCAAAAAAGCTAAGACTTTCGGCATCACCTTACGAAAACTTAACCGTGATGAATTGCCGCTTTTCAAGGAAATCACTTCTGCCACATCAGACCGCAGAGATTACGATGATAAATCCCTTGATTATTACCAAGATTTCTATGATAGCTTTGGAGATTCTTGTGAATTCATGGTTGCAAGTTTGAATTTTCAAGATTCTTTAGCACACCTTAAAACTGATAAAGCCAAACTTGACCAACGAATCGAAAAACTCCGAACTGCCATTGAAAATAACAATGTTTCTGAAAAGAAACAAAGTCAGCTTCGCGAATTATCCAGTCAATCTGCGACATTTGATACACGCATGGCAGAAGCTAAGGAATTCATTAGCAAGTACGGTTCACAAAACGTTGTCCTTGCAGGAAGCCTATTTGTTTATACCAAACAGGAAGCTGTCTATCTCTTCTCAGGTTCTTACCCTGAGTTCAATAAATTCTACGCACCTGCCCTACTTCAAGAATACGTCATGTCAGAAGCCATAAAACGTGGCATCACAACTTATAATCTTCTTGGCATCACAGGAGAATTTGACGGTTCAGACGGCGTTCTACGCTTCAAACAAAACTACAATGGCTACATTGCCCGAAAAATGGGAACTTTCCGTTACTACCCTCACCCACTCAAATACAAATTAATTCATAATCTCAAAAAAATATTGAGACGTCATTAA
- a CDS encoding Transposase, whose amino-acid sequence MSKRFIDGKQYQKIHLMYQDEAGFGRISKLGSCWSSKGYRPHIASHHIREYRYCYEAVDAHTGDSFFIIAGGCNSDWMNEFLRQLSVAYPEDYIILVMDNAIWHKSQTFNIPKNIEFTFIPLYTPEMNPIEQVWAEIHKLGFKNKVFKTLNEVIDKLKEVIETLSSAQLKSIVHRDWTSAIFDFN is encoded by the coding sequence GTGAGTAAGCGTTTTATTGATGGGAAACAATATCAAAAAATCCACCTTATGTATCAAGATGAGGCGGGTTTTGGGCGTATCAGTAAACTTGGTTCATGTTGGTCTTCAAAAGGTTATCGTCCTCACATAGCAAGTCACCATATTCGGGAGTACCGCTATTGTTATGAAGCTGTGGATGCCCATACAGGTGACTCATTTTTCATCATAGCGGGTGGATGTAATAGTGATTGGATGAATGAATTTCTACGCCAGCTATCGGTAGCTTATCCAGAAGATTATATTATTTTAGTCATGGATAATGCCATCTGGCATAAATCTCAGACGTTCAATATTCCTAAGAATATTGAATTTACTTTCATTCCACTCTATACACCTGAAATGAATCCTATTGAGCAAGTCTGGGCTGAGATTCATAAACTTGGTTTCAAGAATAAAGTATTTAAGACTTTAAATGAGGTAATCGATAAACTTAAAGAGGTTATTGAAACCTTATCTTCTGCTCAACTTAAATCAATTGTACATAGAGACTGGACTTCAGCTATTTTTGATTTTAACTAA
- the tpiA gene encoding Triosephosphate isomerase, translating into MSRKPFIVGNWKMNKNPEEAKAFVEAVVSKLPSSELVEVGIAVPALVLSTVLAAAKGSNLKVAAENCYFENAGAFTGENSPKVLSEMGTDYVVIGHSERREYFHETDEDINKKAKAIFANGMLPIICCGETLETYEAGKAAEFVGGQVSAALAGLSEEQVSSLVIAYEPIWAIGTGKSASQDDAQKMCKVVRDTVAADFGQAVADKVRVQYGGSVKPENIAAYMACPDVDGALVGGASLQPESFLALLDFVK; encoded by the coding sequence ATGTCACGTAAACCATTTATCGTTGGTAACTGGAAAATGAACAAAAATCCAGAAGAAGCTAAAGCATTTGTTGAAGCAGTAGTTTCTAAATTGCCTTCATCAGAACTTGTTGAAGTTGGTATCGCTGTTCCTGCACTTGTCCTTTCAACAGTTCTTGCTGCAGCTAAAGGTTCAAACCTTAAAGTTGCTGCTGAAAACTGCTACTTTGAAAACGCTGGTGCTTTCACTGGTGAAAACAGCCCTAAAGTATTGTCTGAAATGGGAACTGACTACGTTGTAATCGGTCACTCAGAACGTCGCGAATACTTCCACGAAACTGACGAAGATATCAACAAAAAAGCTAAAGCAATCTTTGCTAACGGTATGCTTCCAATCATCTGCTGTGGTGAAACTCTTGAAACTTACGAAGCTGGTAAAGCTGCTGAATTCGTAGGTGGACAAGTTTCAGCAGCTCTTGCTGGATTGTCAGAAGAACAAGTTTCTTCACTTGTTATCGCATACGAACCAATCTGGGCTATCGGTACTGGTAAATCAGCTAGCCAAGATGACGCACAAAAAATGTGTAAAGTTGTTCGTGACACAGTTGCAGCAGACTTCGGTCAAGCAGTAGCTGATAAAGTTCGCGTTCAATACGGTGGTTCAGTTAAGCCTGAAAACATTGCTGCTTACATGGCTTGCCCAGATGTTGATGGTGCCCTTGTTGGTGGTGCATCACTTCAACCAGAAAGCTTCCTTGCTCTTCTTGACTTTGTAAAATAA
- the tuf gene encoding Translation elongation factor Tu: MAKEKYDRSKPHVNIGTIGHVDHGKTTLTAAITTVLARRLPSAVNQPKDYASIDAAPEERERGITINTAHVEYETAKRHYAHIDAPGHADYVKNMITGAAQMDGAILVVASTDGPMPQTREHILLSRQVGVKHLIVFMNKVDLVDDEELLELVEMEIRDLLSEYDFPGDDLPVIQGSALKALEGDTHYEDIIMELMDTVDEYIPEPERDTDKPLLLPVEDVFSITGRGTVASGRIDRGTVKVNDEVEIVGIREDIQKAVVTGVEMFRKQLDEGLAGDNVGVLLRGVQRDEIERGQVLAKPGSIHPHTKFKGEVYILTKDEGGRHTPFFNNYRPQFYFRTTDVTGSIELPAGTEMVMPGDNVTIDVELIHPIAVEQGTTFSIREGGRTVGSGIVTEIEA; the protein is encoded by the coding sequence ATGGCAAAAGAAAAATACGATCGTAGTAAACCACACGTTAATATTGGTACAATTGGACACGTTGACCATGGTAAAACTACTTTGACAGCTGCAATTACAACAGTTCTTGCTCGTCGTCTTCCAAGCGCAGTTAACCAACCAAAAGACTACGCTTCTATCGATGCTGCTCCTGAAGAACGCGAACGCGGTATCACAATCAACACTGCACACGTTGAATACGAAACTGCTAAACGTCACTATGCTCACATCGACGCTCCAGGACACGCGGACTACGTTAAAAACATGATCACTGGTGCTGCCCAAATGGATGGTGCTATCCTTGTAGTAGCTTCAACAGATGGTCCAATGCCACAAACTCGTGAACACATCCTTCTTTCACGTCAAGTTGGTGTTAAACACCTTATCGTCTTCATGAACAAAGTTGACCTTGTTGATGACGAAGAATTGCTTGAATTGGTTGAAATGGAAATCCGTGACCTTCTTTCAGAATACGATTTCCCAGGTGATGATCTTCCAGTTATCCAAGGTTCAGCTCTTAAAGCTCTTGAAGGTGACACTCACTACGAAGATATCATCATGGAATTGATGGACACTGTTGATGAATACATTCCAGAACCAGAACGTGATACTGACAAACCATTGCTTCTTCCAGTCGAAGACGTATTCTCAATCACTGGACGTGGTACAGTAGCATCAGGACGTATCGACCGTGGTACTGTTAAAGTCAACGACGAAGTTGAAATCGTTGGTATCCGTGAGGACATCCAAAAAGCTGTTGTTACTGGTGTTGAAATGTTCCGTAAACAACTTGATGAAGGTCTTGCAGGGGATAACGTTGGTGTTCTTCTTCGTGGTGTCCAACGTGATGAAATCGAACGTGGTCAAGTTCTTGCTAAACCAGGTTCAATTCACCCACACACTAAATTCAAAGGTGAAGTTTACATCCTTACTAAAGACGAAGGTGGACGTCACACTCCATTCTTCAACAACTACCGTCCGCAATTCTACTTCCGTACAACTGACGTTACAGGTTCAATCGAACTTCCAGCAGGTACTGAAATGGTAATGCCTGGTGATAACGTAACTATCGACGTTGAATTGATTCACCCAATCGCCGTTGAACAAGGTACTACATTCTCAATCCGTGAAGGTGGACGTACTGTTGGTTCAGGTATCGTTACAGAAATCGAAGCTTAA
- the insI1 gene encoding Transposase IS1239, whose protein sequence is MRKGKYELVYSADFAQDAYDNNRKRSVKRLSLTKELRENIVHYIKQKYSPEMIVKTKGINVSISTIYYWIHHGQLGLTRADMLYPRKATPKKKQVSPNFKLAGKSIEERPESINNREKLGDFEIDTVIQTRAKNECLFALTDRKSRYQIIRLIPDKSSTSVNQALKAILKNYQINSITADNGTEFSRLEDVFDPKHIYYAHPYSSWERGRNENHNRLIRRWLPKGSKNATPQQVAFIENWINNYPKKILDYKSPKEFLQTG, encoded by the coding sequence GTGCGTAAAGGAAAATACGAGTTAGTTTACTCAGCTGACTTTGCACAGGATGCTTATGATAATAATCGTAAACGTTCTGTGAAGCGGCTTTCTCTAACTAAAGAGCTCAGAGAAAATATTGTCCACTACATCAAACAGAAATACTCTCCTGAAATGATAGTCAAAACAAAGGGTATTAATGTCTCTATCTCAACCATTTATTATTGGATTCATCATGGACAACTAGGCCTAACCAGAGCAGATATGCTTTATCCTCGTAAGGCGACCCCTAAGAAAAAACAAGTCAGCCCCAATTTTAAACTTGCTGGAAAGTCTATTGAGGAGCGACCAGAGAGCATTAATAATCGTGAGAAGCTAGGGGATTTTGAGATTGATACTGTTATTCAAACACGGGCTAAAAACGAGTGCTTATTTGCTCTGACTGACAGGAAGAGTCGCTATCAAATTATTCGGCTTATTCCTGACAAGTCGTCTACTTCAGTTAATCAGGCCTTGAAAGCCATTCTAAAAAACTATCAAATTAACTCTATCACAGCAGATAACGGGACAGAATTCAGTCGCTTAGAGGATGTCTTTGACCCTAAACATATTTATTATGCTCATCCCTATTCTTCTTGGGAAAGAGGACGCAATGAGAACCATAACAGGCTGATTCGTCGTTGGTTACCGAAAGGAAGCAAAAATGCGACTCCACAACAAGTCGCATTCATTGAAAATTGGATTAATAACTATCCAAAGAAAATTCTAGATTACAAATCTCCTAAAGAGTTTTTACAAACTGGCTAA
- a CDS encoding RNA polymerase sigma factor, ECF subfamily: protein MSRIKLDGYEVELLGFAEEISYYLQKSGASAENARDISQDVLVKMLESEIVLPFEKMRAWMYRVAVRLYIDRYRRDKKYWEILQREFFKDENVIAFDSPDYEPLYQAVALLKEKYRLVIDLYYFQNLSIKEICQVLGISASKAKIDLMRGRRDLQKILEKEGDYYDDFK from the coding sequence GTGAGTAGGATTAAGCTGGATGGTTATGAGGTGGAATTGTTAGGATTCGCTGAGGAGATTAGTTATTATTTGCAAAAATCGGGGGCTAGTGCTGAAAATGCACGTGACATTAGCCAAGATGTTCTCGTTAAAATGCTAGAAAGCGAGATTGTCCTTCCTTTCGAGAAAATGCGGGCATGGATGTACCGTGTGGCAGTTAGGCTCTACATTGACCGCTATCGGCGTGATAAAAAGTATTGGGAAATCTTACAACGTGAATTCTTTAAGGATGAAAATGTCATTGCTTTTGATAGCCCAGATTATGAACCACTTTATCAAGCCGTGGCTTTGTTAAAGGAAAAATATCGCTTGGTGATTGATTTGTATTACTTCCAGAATCTTTCTATAAAGGAGATTTGTCAAGTTCTTGGTATTTCAGCAAGTAAAGCCAAGATTGATTTGATGCGAGGGCGACGCGATTTGCAAAAAATATTAGAGAAAGAAGGGGATTATTATGACGATTTCAAATGA
- the ftsW gene encoding Cell division protein FtsW: MYVGESMKIDKRHLLNYSILVPYLILSVIGLIVVYSTTSATLVQYGVNPFASVLNQGLFWIVSLIAILFIYKLKLNFLKNSRTLTMTMMVEIILLLIARFFTKTVNGAHGWIVIGPISFQPAEYLKIIIVWFLAFTFARRQELIEIYDYQALTKRKWLPRKWSDLKDWRVYSLVMILLVAAQPDLGNAAIIVLTALIMYSVSGVGYRWFSAILATVTALSAAFLGLIAVVGVKTMEKVPVFGYVAKRFSAFFNPFDDLTDSGHQLAHSYYAMSNGGWFGRGLGNSIEKAGYLPEATTDFVFSIVIEELGLIGAGLILALLFFLILRIMHVGIKAKNPFNSMIALGIGGMILMQTFVNIGGISGLIPSTGVTFPFLSQGGNSLLVLSVAIGFVLNIDANEKREEIIREAEEQLKTKEITQEYDDNVIDLDSFY, encoded by the coding sequence ATGTATGTAGGGGAATCTATGAAAATCGATAAAAGGCATTTATTAAATTATTCTATCCTCGTGCCTTATTTAATTCTGTCTGTTATTGGGCTGATTGTTGTCTATTCAACAACTAGTGCAACACTTGTCCAATACGGTGTTAATCCGTTTGCGTCAGTATTAAACCAAGGGCTTTTTTGGATAGTCAGTCTGATTGCCATTCTTTTTATTTATAAACTGAAATTAAACTTTTTAAAAAATTCACGAACGCTGACCATGACAATGATGGTCGAAATTATTTTGTTGCTCATTGCGCGTTTCTTCACTAAAACTGTTAATGGTGCCCATGGTTGGATTGTTATTGGACCGATCAGTTTCCAACCAGCTGAATATTTAAAAATTATCATTGTTTGGTTTTTGGCATTTACTTTTGCAAGGCGTCAAGAATTGATTGAAATATATGATTACCAAGCACTTACCAAGCGGAAATGGCTTCCTAGAAAATGGAGCGACTTGAAAGACTGGCGTGTTTATTCGTTGGTCATGATATTATTGGTTGCTGCCCAACCTGACCTTGGAAATGCGGCAATTATCGTTTTGACAGCTTTAATCATGTATTCTGTTAGCGGGGTTGGTTATCGTTGGTTTTCAGCGATTTTAGCTACCGTAACGGCTTTGTCAGCTGCTTTCTTAGGTTTGATTGCAGTTGTTGGGGTTAAAACTATGGAAAAAGTCCCAGTCTTTGGTTATGTTGCCAAACGTTTCAGTGCCTTTTTCAATCCATTTGATGATTTGACGGACTCAGGACACCAGTTAGCACATTCATATTATGCCATGAGTAATGGTGGCTGGTTTGGTCGTGGTTTGGGAAATTCGATTGAAAAAGCTGGTTACTTACCCGAAGCAACGACAGACTTTGTCTTTTCAATTGTCATTGAAGAACTTGGTTTAATTGGTGCGGGGCTCATTTTAGCATTGCTATTCTTTTTGATTTTACGTATTATGCACGTGGGTATTAAAGCTAAAAATCCTTTCAACTCTATGATTGCTCTTGGTATCGGCGGAATGATACTCATGCAAACTTTTGTTAACATCGGAGGAATTTCAGGGCTTATTCCGTCAACTGGTGTTACTTTCCCATTCCTATCCCAAGGGGGAAATAGTTTGCTAGTTTTATCAGTAGCTATAGGCTTTGTGCTAAATATTGACGCCAATGAAAAACGCGAAGAAATCATCCGCGAAGCAGAAGAACAATTAAAAACCAAGGAAATAACACAAGAATATGATGACAACGTTATCGACCTAGATAGTTTTTATTAG
- the ppc gene encoding Phosphoenolpyruvate carboxylase codes for MTIKKLENNSTQSIITEEVKILKGLLDEITHQMVGDEVFAKIQNIVELSASDEYVKLEKLVVQLTNDEMVVVSRYFSILPLLINISEDVDFAYEINYQNNTNQDYLGKLSLTVDMVSESENSKEILENVNVVPVLTAHPTQVQRKTVLELTNHIHDLLRKYRDVRAGVVNRDKWYTDLRRYIEIIMQTDIIREKKLKVKNEITNVMEYYNTSLIQAITKLTSEYKRLAAEKGIDLENPKPITMGMWIGGDRDGNPYVTAETLRLSATVQSEVIINYYIEKLTALYRTFSLSTTLTNISPEVEKLAELSSDKSIYRENEPYRKAFNYIQSKLIQTLIELKANTAISQGVLEGSNNISSDVCTSTKNAGVITKYLQTKFSKVSSELQEEIPSYKTAKEFKDDLFIIKQSLLDNGDDALLTGDFSELLQAVDVFGFYLAMIDMRQDSSVNEACVAELLKSANIIEDYSSLSEEEKVKVLLKELQEDPRTLSSTNAEKSEQLQKELAIFQTARYLKDKLGDEVIKQHIISHTESVSDMFELAIMLKEVGLLDNQTARVQIVPLFETIEDLENSRAIMEEYLDYDIVRRWVSASKGYQEIMLGYSDSNKDGGYLSSVWTLYKAQNELTRIGSERGIKVTFIHGRGGTVGRGGGPSYEAITSQPFGSIKDRIRLTEQGEIIENKYGNKDVAYYNLEMLVSATIDRIVTRMITNPDEIDDFRATMDGIVTYSNGVYRDLVFGNPHFYDYFFEATPIKEVSSLNIGSRPAARKTITEISGLRAIPWVFSWSQSRIMFPGWYGVGSAFKNFIDAEEGNLAKLQHMYEKWPFFHSLLSNVDMVLSKSNMNIAFQYAQLAESEEVRDVFNTILDEWQLTKNVILAIEKHQDLLEENPSLKASLDYRLPYFNVLNYIQIELIKRLRHEELDEDYEKLIHTTINGIATGLRNSG; via the coding sequence GTGACAATCAAAAAACTGGAGAACAATAGCACCCAGTCGATTATTACCGAGGAAGTCAAAATACTAAAAGGCTTGCTTGATGAGATAACTCATCAAATGGTTGGTGATGAGGTGTTTGCCAAAATTCAAAACATTGTTGAATTGTCAGCAAGTGATGAATATGTCAAACTTGAAAAATTAGTAGTTCAATTAACCAACGATGAAATGGTTGTAGTGTCTCGTTATTTTTCAATTTTGCCACTTTTAATAAACATTTCAGAAGACGTTGATTTTGCTTATGAAATCAATTACCAAAATAATACTAATCAAGATTATCTTGGTAAACTCTCTTTAACCGTAGATATGGTTTCAGAAAGCGAAAACTCTAAAGAAATCCTTGAAAATGTCAATGTTGTGCCTGTATTAACAGCTCACCCTACACAAGTTCAACGTAAGACAGTCCTCGAATTGACAAATCACATTCATGACCTTTTACGTAAATACCGCGATGTCAGAGCGGGTGTTGTGAACCGTGACAAATGGTACACTGATTTGCGCCGTTACATTGAAATCATCATGCAAACGGACATTATTCGTGAGAAAAAACTGAAGGTAAAAAATGAAATTACCAACGTTATGGAGTATTACAATACATCCTTAATTCAAGCGATTACCAAGTTGACTTCAGAGTACAAACGCTTAGCAGCTGAAAAAGGCATCGACCTAGAAAATCCAAAACCTATCACAATGGGAATGTGGATTGGTGGTGACCGTGACGGTAACCCATACGTAACAGCTGAAACACTTCGTTTGTCAGCAACGGTCCAAAGCGAAGTCATCATTAACTACTACATCGAAAAATTAACAGCTCTTTATCGCACATTCTCACTTTCAACAACCTTGACAAATATTAGTCCAGAAGTTGAAAAATTAGCAGAATTGTCAAGCGATAAATCTATCTACCGTGAAAATGAACCTTATCGTAAGGCATTTAACTATATTCAATCAAAATTAATTCAAACCTTAATCGAATTAAAAGCTAACACAGCCATTTCTCAAGGTGTTTTGGAAGGTAGCAACAACATCAGTTCAGATGTTTGCACAAGCACTAAAAACGCTGGTGTCATTACAAAATACTTACAAACAAAATTCTCTAAAGTTTCATCAGAACTTCAAGAAGAAATTCCAAGCTATAAAACAGCCAAAGAATTTAAAGATGATTTGTTTATTATCAAACAATCATTGCTTGACAATGGTGATGATGCGCTCTTGACAGGTGATTTTAGCGAATTGCTTCAAGCAGTTGATGTCTTTGGATTCTATCTTGCAATGATTGATATGCGTCAAGATTCAAGCGTTAACGAAGCTTGTGTTGCAGAATTGTTGAAATCAGCTAATATCATTGAGGATTACAGCTCACTTTCAGAAGAAGAAAAAGTAAAAGTTCTTCTCAAAGAATTGCAAGAAGACCCACGTACGTTGTCATCAACAAATGCTGAAAAATCAGAACAACTTCAAAAAGAATTAGCAATCTTCCAAACAGCTCGTTACCTTAAAGATAAATTAGGTGACGAAGTCATTAAACAACACATTATTTCACATACTGAAAGTGTTTCTGATATGTTTGAGTTGGCTATCATGCTTAAAGAAGTCGGACTTCTTGATAACCAAACAGCGCGTGTTCAAATTGTGCCACTCTTTGAAACAATCGAGGACCTTGAAAATTCACGTGCTATCATGGAAGAATATCTTGATTATGATATTGTTCGTCGCTGGGTTTCAGCTAGCAAAGGTTACCAAGAAATTATGCTTGGTTACTCAGACAGTAACAAAGACGGTGGTTACTTATCATCTGTTTGGACACTTTATAAAGCTCAAAATGAATTGACTCGTATTGGTTCAGAACGTGGTATTAAAGTGACATTCATTCACGGTCGTGGTGGTACTGTTGGTCGTGGTGGTGGTCCATCATATGAAGCTATCACATCACAACCATTCGGTTCAATCAAAGATCGTATTCGTCTTACTGAGCAAGGTGAAATCATTGAAAATAAATACGGCAATAAAGACGTTGCTTATTACAACCTTGAAATGTTGGTTTCAGCAACTATCGATCGTATCGTGACACGTATGATTACAAATCCAGATGAAATTGATGATTTCCGTGCAACAATGGACGGCATTGTCACTTACTCAAATGGTGTTTATCGTGATTTAGTATTTGGTAATCCACATTTCTATGATTACTTCTTTGAAGCAACACCAATCAAGGAAGTATCAAGCTTGAACATTGGTTCACGTCCAGCTGCTCGTAAAACAATCACAGAAATTTCAGGTCTCCGTGCAATCCCTTGGGTATTCTCATGGTCACAAAGCCGTATCATGTTCCCAGGTTGGTATGGTGTCGGTTCAGCATTCAAGAACTTTATTGACGCTGAAGAAGGAAACTTGGCAAAACTTCAACATATGTATGAAAAATGGCCATTTTTCCATTCACTTCTTTCAAATGTTGATATGGTTCTCTCTAAATCAAATATGAACATTGCTTTCCAATATGCTCAATTGGCAGAAAGCGAAGAAGTACGCGATGTCTTTAATACTATCCTTGACGAATGGCAATTGACTAAAAATGTTATTTTAGCAATCGAAAAACACCAAGATTTGTTGGAAGAAAATCCTTCGCTTAAAGCAAGCTTAGATTACCGCTTGCCATACTTCAACGTTTTGAACTACATTCAAATTGAGTTGATAAAACGTTTACGTCATGAAGAATTGGATGAGGATTACGAAAAACTCATTCACACAACTATCAACGGTATTGCCACAGGATTGCGTAATTCTGGCTAA